In Palaemon carinicauda isolate YSFRI2023 chromosome 18, ASM3689809v2, whole genome shotgun sequence, a genomic segment contains:
- the LOC137658010 gene encoding uncharacterized protein: MHAPAHARHHSRPYDHLSPSRERSPTGRSPTGRSPTGRSPTVGHSDRKDPRQDAPPGRRSQDSPPHKRRITAEQGKSAERSRQSFSFQEGLVVTTPKGREIPFSPAGIADTASVTRLPWFRHMIKAVAQAIKPSSTDQRRDPGMGSPPLKKRKGVGFVVTPPQEKLVSRNPVRRTPSPSPTSAAPPPPVDEFISSSGDSSDSENSFLAPRGEFSPDRGEVAREEVPPRVSVLESYFPSRRESKDTKTVPESSSKIRQEPAIPREDVHRTPSTSRATQTTTLQHLPQGRSFASASRLETIQRLLTERGFSQQVADRMSRHLRESSANVYQAKWKVFCGWCRGRGLSPLDASIPTIAEFLVYLREEMRLSVSAVKGYRSALSLAFRLKGVDISSSLELSLLIRNYELTCPQSEVRPPPWNVVQVLRALKRAPFEPLRQASDRHLTWKTAFLLALASAKRVSELHGLSYDVAHSRGWGEVTFRFVPEFIAKTQNPGVSDPRFDSFKVTSLRSVTNDPDHLLLCPVRSLRRYLKRTAAARPHVQALFVSTGRTKRRVTKNSISSWIRKVISSTLNPDSPPSSRPRAHDVRGVATSLAFKRNFSVTQVLQAGVWKRQTTFTAHYLQDVTHRNLDTFSIGPVVAAQQLV, from the exons ATGCATGCACCTGCgcatgcgcgccatcactcgcggCCCTATGACCACCTTTCCCCTTCGCGTGAACGCTCGCCTACAGGTCGCTCGCCTACAGGTCGCTCGCCTACAGGTCGCTCACCTACGGTGGGTCATTCGGACCGCAAGGATCCTCGGCAGGATgctcctcctgggaggcgttcccaggattcacctccgcaCAAGAGGAGGATAACGGCAGAACAAGGAAAAtcagcagagaggtctaggcagtctttttcttttcaggaaggcctcGTGGTGaccactcctaagggtcgcgagatccccttttctccagcggggattgctgacacagcgtcagttacccgtctaccttggttccgccacatgatcaaggCTGTGGCCCAGGCTAtcaagccttccagcactgatcagaGGCGGGACCCTGGGatgggttctccaccgttgaagaaaaggaaaggagtgggcttcgtggtaACTCCTCCCCaggaaaagctggtctccaggaaccccgTCAGGCGGACCCCTTCaccttctccaacctctgcagctccaccccctcctgtagatgagtttatctcgtcctcgggggactcctctgactcggagaattctttcttggcaccaaggggggaatTTTCTCCGGATAGGGGAGAGGTCGCACGGGAAGAGGTTCCTCCTCGGGTGTCGGTGTTGGAGTCCTATTTTCcttccaggagggaatcgaaggacaccaagactgttccgGAATCTTCGTCGAAGATTCGTCAAGAACCAGCAATTcctagggaggacgtccac agaactccctccacgtcacgagctactcagacaaccacattgcaacatcttccacaaggccgtagcttcgcttcggcttcacgcctggagactatccagcgactcctcacggagagaggattttctcagcaggttgcggacaggatgtctcggcacctgcgagagTCCTCGGCcaacgtctaccaggcgaagtggaaagtcttttgtggttggtgtcgtggaaggggtctctctccgctcgatgcctctattccaacaatagcggagttccttgtttatcttcgggaggaaatgcgcctttcggtctcggccgtgaaaggttatcgctcagccttaagcttagccttcaggctgaaaggagtggatatttcctcttcgttggaactttctctactcatacgcaactacgaacttacttgcccccagtcggaagtcagaccccctccttggaacgtggttcaagtgcttagggctctgaaaagagctccctttgaaccattacgccaggcgtctgatcgccacctaacgtggaagacggcgttcctactcgcgttggcctcggccaaacgagtaagcgaacttcatggtctctcctacgacgttgcccattcaaggggatggggggaggtaacgttcaggttcgtccctgagttcattgctaagactcaaaaccctggggtgtcagatccaagattcgactccttcaaggtaacgagtctacgttctgtaacaaatgacccagatcatctgttactgtgcccagtcaggagtctgaggcgctacctcaagagaacggctgcagcccgtcctcatgtgcaagctttgtttgtgagcacagggaggacaaagaggagggtcaccaagaactccatctcttcatggattcgcaaggtgataagcagcaccttgaatcccgactctcctccgtcaagtcgtcccagagctcatgatgtcaggggtgttgctacttccctggccttcaagaggaacttctctgtgacgcag gttttacaagctggggtctggaaacgtcagacga